The DNA segment AGTCACCTGCACTCGGTGAAGGCGGCGCTGCCCGCGCTGCGGAAGGGCGGCAACGGCAGCATCGTGCTCACCGAGTCGACCTCGGCGTACTACCCCGGACGCGGCGGCGTGCTGTACGTGTCGTCGAAGTTCGCGGTGCGCGGTCTGGTGACCGCTCTGGCCCATGAGCTGGCACCGGATGTCAGGGTGAACGCCGTGGCACCGGGAGGGACGGTCGGCACCGACCTCAGAGGACTCGACAGTCTCGGACTCGGTGAGCGAAGCCTCGGCGCGGCGAAGGACAGGGAGTCCGAACTGGCCGGACGCGTGCCACTGCGCGTCGCGTTGTCCGGCGCCGACCATGCCTGGAGCTACGTCTTCCTCGCCTCGGAACGCTCTCGCGGCATCACCGGAGACGTCGTCCATCCCGACGGCGGCATGGCCGTCAAGGCATGAGCGGGAAACGACGGAACAAGGAGGAATTCACATGGCGGTCGTGAAGGCCGATCCCGGACTGTGCCAGGGATACGCCAACTGTGTCGTCGCGGCCGACGACGTGTTCGACCTCGACGACGACGGGGTCGTCGTCGTGTTGAGGGACGAGGTCGAGGAGTCTGAAAAGGACAGGGTGACCGATGCGGCGAGAAGCTGTCCGGTCTCCGCGCTGGTGGTCGAGAGTTCATGAACCCTGTCACGGTGATCGTCGGCTCCTCCATCGGCGGAGTGCGGACGGCGCAAGCACTGCGCGCCTCAGGATACGACGGCGAGGTGCTGCTCGTGGGGGAGGAGACCGCGCTTCCCTACGACAAGCCTCCGCTTTCGAAGGGATTGCTCGCCGGAAAGTCCACTGTGGAGGACATCACCCTGCTCACGGAGGAGGCCGCTGCCGAGGCCGGGATCCGGCTCGTGCCGGGCCGTGCGGCGACCGGGCTCGACGTCGCCGGCCGGTGGATCGAACTCGCCGACGGCGAACGGCTTCGCTTCGACGACCTCGTCATCGCCACCGGCGCGCGGGCAAGGCCCTCGCCATGGGGCGGCATGCCGGGCGTGCACGTGCTGCGCACGCTCGGTGACGCCGAAGCGCTCGCTCGTGACCTCGGCAAAGGCGGGCCGCTGGTGGTGATCGGCGCGGGTTTCATCGGCGCCGAGGTCGCCGCGACCGCGAGGGACATGGGGGTCGAGGACGTGACTCTCGTCGACCCGGCACCGGCGCCGCTTCACGGGGTATTGGGTCCCGAACTCGCGGACTGGTGTGCGCGCCTGCATGCCGGAAACGGGGTGACCACGCGGTTCGGCGTCGGCGTCGACGGAATCGACCGCTCCGCTGAGGGACTGCTCGTGCGGCTCGCCGACGGGAAACGGTTTCCCGCCGCCACGGTCGTCGTCGGCATCGGAGCCGTGCCGTGCGACGACTGGCTGCGGTCGTCCTGTTTGCGGCTCGACGACGGCGTGGTGTGCGACGCCTATGGCCGCGCGGCCGAGAACGTATACGCCGTCGGTGACGTCGCCCGCGTTCCGCATCCGCGCAAGAACGCGCTGGTGAGAGCCGAACACTGGACCAGCACCGTCGAACAGGCCGCCAGGGTGGCGCACAACATCGCGAGGAAGGAGTCGCCGCGCGCGCACGAGCCGGTCGAGTACGTGTGGAGCGACCAGTACGACAACACCATTCAGATCACCGGCCACACCGGGGGACCCCTCAGTGCCGTCACCGTGCCGGGGCCCGATCCCGGACGCGCGTTCGCCAGGCTCTACGCCGAGCCGGACGGAAGCTTCGCCGGTGCCGTCACCGTCAACTGGCCCCGCGCGCTCATCACGTGCCGCAAGGCGGTCGGCTCGGCGGCCTCGCTGGAGGAGATCCGAGGTTCGGTGTCGGCGAAACGTCCCGTGACCAAGACTGGAGCCCGGCCATGACCACCCCGCCACCGAGCGTGGAACTCGCACCGCTGCGCACCCACATCGCCGCCGCCTGCCGCGTGCTCGCCGCGCGGGGCCTCGCCGACGGAATTCTCGGGCACATCAGTCTGCGCGTCGACGCGCGACGGCTGCTGGTGCGCTGTCGTGGTCCGGAGGAACGCGGACTCGCGTTCACCACGGCCGCCGACATCCGGCTCGTCGACCTCGATGGGCAGGCCGGTGCCGAGGGTGAACTCGACGGCGGTTACGCGCCGCCTAACGAGCTTCCGCTGCACACCGAGGTTTTGCGCCGAAGGTCCGATGTGGACTCCGTCGTGCACGCGCATCCTCCGGCCGTCGTGGCCGCCGATCTGGCGGGCCTGGCGATCCGGCCGGTCGTCGGCGCCTTCGACATCCCGGGAACCAGGCTGGCAGCCGGTGGTGTTCCGGTCTATCCCCGTGGCGTGCTGGTCCGCGACCGGCGGCTTGCCGGGGAGATGGTGACGGCGATGGGCGACCGGCCGGTCGTTCTGCTGCGCGGTCATGGACTGACCAGCGCGGCGGAGGATGTCGCCATGGCCGTGCTGCAATCGGTGAGCGTCGATCAGCTCGCCTCGCTGTCGCTGCGGGTCGTGTCCGCGGGCGGGACGCTCACGGACCTGCCGGAGGCCGATTTCGCCGAACTGCCCGACCTCGGCGCGGGCTTCAACACGACGACGGCGTGGCGCCACGAACTCGCCCGGTTGCCCTGAGTCATGACCATCGCGAATGTATGTCCTTTGTGCTCACCAGAATCACGAAGAACCTTACCGTGGAACGGTTGACACTCCCGAGTGAATGAAAGAAAGTAATTCTGCATTGCAGAGGCACTGCAAGAGGTACTTCATCGTGTAGTCCCGATGCCCCGCACGGTGGGCGCGCCCAATGAAGC comes from the Prauserella marina genome and includes:
- a CDS encoding ferredoxin, producing MAVVKADPGLCQGYANCVVAADDVFDLDDDGVVVVLRDEVEESEKDRVTDAARSCPVSALVVESS
- a CDS encoding class II aldolase/adducin family protein, which produces MTTPPPSVELAPLRTHIAAACRVLAARGLADGILGHISLRVDARRLLVRCRGPEERGLAFTTAADIRLVDLDGQAGAEGELDGGYAPPNELPLHTEVLRRRSDVDSVVHAHPPAVVAADLAGLAIRPVVGAFDIPGTRLAAGGVPVYPRGVLVRDRRLAGEMVTAMGDRPVVLLRGHGLTSAAEDVAMAVLQSVSVDQLASLSLRVVSAGGTLTDLPEADFAELPDLGAGFNTTTAWRHELARLP
- a CDS encoding NAD(P)/FAD-dependent oxidoreductase, with amino-acid sequence MNPVTVIVGSSIGGVRTAQALRASGYDGEVLLVGEETALPYDKPPLSKGLLAGKSTVEDITLLTEEAAAEAGIRLVPGRAATGLDVAGRWIELADGERLRFDDLVIATGARARPSPWGGMPGVHVLRTLGDAEALARDLGKGGPLVVIGAGFIGAEVAATARDMGVEDVTLVDPAPAPLHGVLGPELADWCARLHAGNGVTTRFGVGVDGIDRSAEGLLVRLADGKRFPAATVVVGIGAVPCDDWLRSSCLRLDDGVVCDAYGRAAENVYAVGDVARVPHPRKNALVRAEHWTSTVEQAARVAHNIARKESPRAHEPVEYVWSDQYDNTIQITGHTGGPLSAVTVPGPDPGRAFARLYAEPDGSFAGAVTVNWPRALITCRKAVGSAASLEEIRGSVSAKRPVTKTGARP
- the hcaB gene encoding 3-(cis-5,6-dihydroxycyclohexa-1,3-dien-1-yl)propanoate dehydrogenase, producing MTTWLAGRSALIVGAGSGIGRAVADTFVAEGARVAVLERDQAKCGKLAAELPGSPVVAGDATTRQANEEAVASAVSAFGGLNILVNCVGIFDFYRGIGELDAGELDDAFAEMFAVNVKSHLHSVKAALPALRKGGNGSIVLTESTSAYYPGRGGVLYVSSKFAVRGLVTALAHELAPDVRVNAVAPGGTVGTDLRGLDSLGLGERSLGAAKDRESELAGRVPLRVALSGADHAWSYVFLASERSRGITGDVVHPDGGMAVKA